The following proteins are co-located in the Pyrobaculum calidifontis JCM 11548 genome:
- a CDS encoding chloride channel protein, with the protein MSISTLPYFVKWIIVGTLIGVVAAVAALTFIYALELCQKFFLEQIVGVELPRPVGEGGLGNYTLTSERLWLLPVATGLGGLLSGLLVYGLAPEAEGHGTDAAINAYHRLRGRIRRRVPFVKLVASAVTIGSGGSAGREGPTAQLSAGLGSIIADILRLNDDDRRIVTMVAAGAGIGTIFKAPIGGALFAAEVLYKRDVESEVLFPALVAAIVGYAIYGAITGFTPVFGEVPAHFDVRQLPLFALLGLVSGAVAYVYVKVFYYFHDRFKSWHTSPYVKPLVGGLAVGALGIVAPQILGVGYGWVSLLIQESPSAFYSPILPAVLLIALLPLLKILATSLTVGSGGSGGVFAPGLVIGAFVGYDMYLVFKTLFPSLAPNAAPFIVVGMLSLFGAASKAPLATAIMVVEMTGSYDLLPAAIIAVAVARLVSGEDSLYRSQVPTRRDSPAHLEEYHVPLLMEMKVADCALDKEPVVKHDDDVKKAVTIMTTRSMSALPVVDDYGNFLGAVYLFELLGKSGRVGKYARKIPHVSPESSLLEALQVIGQTGLTWAPVVDDGKLIGVLTLQSINRAYTQRLGKGKSGVQ; encoded by the coding sequence GTGTCCATTAGCACACTACCGTACTTTGTCAAGTGGATAATCGTAGGCACGTTGATAGGCGTCGTTGCGGCGGTAGCGGCACTGACATTTATCTACGCTCTTGAGTTGTGCCAAAAATTTTTCTTAGAGCAGATCGTAGGTGTTGAGCTCCCGAGGCCTGTGGGCGAGGGCGGCTTGGGCAACTACACATTAACTTCCGAGAGACTATGGCTCTTGCCAGTGGCCACAGGCCTAGGAGGCCTCTTGTCTGGGCTATTGGTCTACGGCCTGGCCCCAGAGGCCGAGGGCCATGGCACAGACGCGGCCATAAACGCCTACCACAGACTGAGGGGCCGCATTAGGAGGCGGGTCCCGTTTGTAAAACTAGTGGCCTCAGCCGTAACCATAGGCTCGGGGGGAAGCGCCGGCAGAGAGGGCCCCACGGCGCAACTAAGCGCAGGTCTTGGCTCAATAATTGCCGACATTTTGCGCTTAAACGACGACGACAGGAGAATTGTCACCATGGTTGCCGCCGGCGCTGGCATAGGCACAATATTCAAGGCCCCCATAGGAGGCGCACTATTTGCGGCAGAGGTCTTGTACAAACGAGACGTAGAGTCTGAGGTACTCTTCCCCGCGCTAGTGGCCGCAATTGTGGGATACGCCATCTACGGCGCTATTACGGGCTTCACCCCAGTGTTCGGAGAAGTCCCAGCGCACTTTGACGTAAGACAACTGCCGCTGTTTGCCCTATTGGGCCTCGTCAGCGGAGCTGTCGCATATGTGTATGTAAAAGTTTTCTATTACTTTCACGATAGGTTTAAGAGCTGGCACACCTCTCCCTATGTAAAACCTCTTGTGGGAGGCTTAGCCGTAGGTGCCTTAGGCATCGTCGCGCCGCAGATACTAGGCGTTGGATATGGATGGGTCAGCTTACTAATACAGGAGTCGCCGTCCGCGTTTTACTCGCCCATTCTCCCCGCCGTGTTGTTGATTGCCTTGTTGCCACTCTTGAAAATCTTAGCGACTTCTCTCACCGTGGGCTCTGGGGGTAGCGGCGGAGTATTTGCGCCAGGCTTAGTCATAGGCGCATTTGTGGGATACGACATGTACCTAGTATTCAAAACGCTCTTCCCCTCGCTGGCCCCCAACGCCGCTCCATTCATTGTAGTGGGCATGCTGTCGCTGTTTGGCGCCGCGTCAAAAGCGCCTTTGGCCACGGCAATTATGGTAGTCGAAATGACTGGTAGCTACGATTTACTGCCAGCCGCCATAATCGCCGTCGCAGTAGCCCGGCTAGTCTCAGGGGAGGACTCTCTCTATAGATCCCAAGTGCCAACTCGGAGAGATTCGCCAGCCCACTTAGAGGAGTACCACGTGCCATTACTCATGGAGATGAAAGTGGCAGACTGCGCCCTCGACAAAGAGCCAGTGGTAAAACACGACGACGATGTGAAAAAGGCTGTCACAATTATGACCACTAGGAGTATGTCAGCGCTACCAGTGGTTGACGACTACGGCAACTTCCTCGGCGCAGTCTACCTATTTGAGTTGCTGGGCAAGAGCGGGAGAGTTGGAAAGTACGCCAGGAAAATCCCACACGTATCGCCCGAGTCTTCCCTACTAGAGGCTTTACAAGTAATAGGCCAGACGGGTCTTACATGGGCGCCTGTGGTAGACGACGGCAAGCTAATAGGCGTGCTAACGCTTCAGTCAATAAACCGCGCATACACCCAAAGACTGGGAAAAGGCAAGAGCGGCGTACAATAG
- a CDS encoding PaREP1 family protein produces the protein MAKPWVDEKGYIAARLREALYEAELAKEFLRNGLVRNAAGKAYQAWKAVVAALAAERRETLARLYTGVKRLREGKRVSEADWVIAFMPSTRLREVAKALSEVYGDEVYYVTEVALSLHEYQYNGPDREGVFSRYRTDKHAAKDVEHVVAIVEKYAASIKARLDAQSK, from the coding sequence TTGGCTAAGCCTTGGGTAGACGAGAAGGGCTACATCGCGGCTAGGCTTAGGGAGGCTTTATACGAGGCAGAGTTGGCCAAGGAGTTCCTCCGGAATGGGCTTGTCCGCAACGCCGCTGGAAAGGCCTATCAGGCGTGGAAGGCCGTCGTAGCGGCCCTAGCCGCCGAGAGGAGGGAGACGCTCGCACGTTTGTACACTGGGGTGAAGCGGCTGAGGGAGGGCAAGAGGGTGAGCGAGGCTGACTGGGTGATAGCCTTTATGCCTTCGACGAGGTTGAGGGAGGTGGCTAAGGCCCTCTCGGAGGTCTACGGAGACGAGGTGTACTACGTCACAGAGGTGGCCCTCTCGCTACATGAGTATCAGTACAATGGGCCAGACCGAGAGGGCGTATTCAGCCGGTATAGGACAGACAAGCACGCCGCAAAAGACGTAGAACACGTCGTGGCAATTGTGGAAAAGTACGCCGCGTCTATAAAGGCGCGTCTAGACGCCCAGTCTAAATAG
- a CDS encoding NTP transferase domain-containing protein: MRAVVLAGGRGSRMGRPEKCLLPVGAVPLLLRVAAALIWAGFDEVVVATTRGHPGIVWLAKTWGLAVDYTEGLGYGPDLVRLAERHAPALFASCDLANLTPSHVKPLLSRPRMATAVASGQYVGLTWMPSPNMSKWEEVEVPPLMNINTWRDYEEAEADPPPAYPLPMDPHTLRPHEDVFPDVVAGEAPIAVEAWTCTVLDGHHRLNKAKREGRPIFALPVDYRAVEVNMTKMEVLARAAAGLLYPPKTTWHTYRGIHISQIPTAQLPHMPTRLLKCDAI, from the coding sequence ATGAGGGCGGTGGTGCTAGCCGGGGGGAGGGGGTCGAGGATGGGAAGGCCTGAGAAGTGCTTACTTCCCGTGGGCGCAGTGCCTCTGTTGCTCAGAGTGGCCGCCGCGCTGATCTGGGCTGGCTTCGACGAAGTGGTGGTGGCCACCACCAGGGGGCACCCCGGAATTGTCTGGCTGGCAAAGACGTGGGGGCTTGCAGTGGATTACACAGAGGGCTTGGGCTACGGCCCCGACTTAGTCCGCCTGGCGGAGAGACACGCCCCTGCCCTGTTTGCCTCATGCGACTTGGCCAACTTGACGCCCAGCCACGTGAAGCCCCTCCTGAGCCGCCCCCGTATGGCCACGGCAGTCGCCAGCGGGCAATACGTGGGACTGACGTGGATGCCCAGCCCAAACATGTCCAAGTGGGAGGAGGTGGAGGTGCCGCCGTTGATGAACATAAACACGTGGCGCGACTACGAGGAGGCCGAGGCGGACCCCCCACCTGCGTACCCCCTGCCCATGGACCCCCACACGCTTAGGCCGCACGAGGATGTCTTCCCAGATGTCGTCGCAGGAGAGGCGCCCATAGCCGTAGAGGCGTGGACGTGCACTGTACTGGATGGACACCACAGGTTAAACAAGGCGAAGAGGGAGGGGCGTCCCATATTTGCCCTCCCGGTGGACTACCGGGCAGTAGAGGTAAACATGACGAAGATGGAGGTGTTGGCGAGGGCCGCCGCCGGCCTTCTCTACCCCCCGAAAACCACTTGGCACACCTACAGGGGCATACACATCAGCCAGATACCCACCGCCCAGTTGCCTCACATGCCGACAAGGCTCCTCAAGTGCGATGCAATATAG
- a CDS encoding MBL fold metallo-hydrolase: MEIVPVGEESLGVRSMCLYVETRDLRILLDAGVSLAPRRFGLPPHPLELQRAREVREQILRLAAYADVVTISHYHRDHFTVPYPSQYMATDSETYKAVYGEKTVLAKSPHDLNWSQRRRHYGLAKALDGVATVVYADGGEWRFGTTVVRASGPLWHGPAGSKTGRVIAFAVSDGEETLAFIPDVEGPVEEEAVHFAEEVKPTVVVVGGPPTYLGWDLASAVSNLKRIVDLRPRLLVLAHHLLRDVQWREKVGEVLQYAERRGVEVATYAKLAGREEQLLEARRRELYGETGRGEEAGEEEE; encoded by the coding sequence GTGGAGATTGTGCCCGTCGGGGAAGAGTCGCTGGGGGTGCGGTCTATGTGTCTCTACGTGGAGACGCGGGACCTCCGGATTCTCCTAGACGCAGGGGTCTCCCTTGCTCCAAGGCGCTTCGGCCTGCCGCCCCACCCCCTCGAGCTTCAGCGGGCTAGAGAGGTGAGGGAGCAAATACTCCGCCTAGCCGCCTACGCGGACGTGGTGACCATAAGCCACTACCACCGCGACCACTTCACAGTCCCCTACCCAAGCCAGTACATGGCCACAGACTCCGAAACCTACAAGGCCGTCTACGGGGAGAAGACCGTCCTTGCCAAGAGCCCCCACGACCTCAACTGGTCGCAACGCAGGCGGCACTACGGCTTAGCCAAGGCGCTGGACGGCGTAGCGACCGTGGTCTACGCCGACGGAGGGGAGTGGAGATTCGGCACAACCGTGGTAAGGGCCTCTGGCCCCCTCTGGCACGGGCCCGCCGGCTCTAAGACGGGCAGAGTAATCGCCTTCGCCGTGTCAGACGGCGAGGAGACACTGGCCTTTATCCCAGACGTGGAGGGGCCAGTGGAGGAGGAGGCGGTGCACTTCGCCGAGGAGGTAAAGCCCACAGTCGTAGTAGTGGGGGGCCCGCCCACGTACCTCGGCTGGGACCTCGCCTCTGCTGTGTCCAACCTCAAGAGGATAGTGGACCTGCGGCCCCGTCTGCTAGTCCTCGCCCACCACCTCCTCAGAGACGTCCAGTGGCGGGAGAAAGTCGGCGAAGTCCTCCAGTATGCAGAGCGGCGCGGCGTAGAGGTGGCCACATACGCCAAGTTGGCCGGCCGCGAGGAGCAACTGCTCGAGGCCAGGCGGCGGGAGCTATACGGCGAGACGGGACGCGGCGAGGAGGCCGGCGAAGAGGAGGAATGA
- a CDS encoding helix-turn-helix transcriptional regulator produces the protein MLALLNLTAPPVLLLFLPAALVGNYTLPVPPASEVAAFSPGGAPLPTWVLNGTLYVLQGGEPAVAVYVPRFFNSSGVYSVAVEGPFVAQAPPGVMVVEAKPQPARVAVNKTGLYLYFDTGATIAYQAFTIQPTPTTSPPPATTSPTTPTPPIEWLLVAVAVAVVAVLAVVFARRRRGGCGDLGDVDLALLKFLESRGGSAERAELQAALNLPKTTLHRHLHKLARYGYVRLVQEGPRQRVELLRKC, from the coding sequence GTGCTGGCGTTGCTCAATCTCACTGCTCCGCCGGTTTTGCTCTTGTTTTTGCCGGCGGCTTTGGTTGGCAATTACACGCTTCCCGTCCCTCCGGCGTCTGAGGTGGCGGCTTTTTCGCCCGGCGGGGCTCCTCTGCCCACTTGGGTCTTGAACGGGACGCTCTACGTGTTGCAAGGCGGCGAGCCGGCGGTGGCTGTGTATGTGCCGAGGTTTTTCAACTCCAGCGGCGTCTACAGCGTGGCGGTGGAAGGCCCCTTTGTGGCACAGGCGCCGCCCGGGGTAATGGTGGTAGAGGCTAAGCCACAGCCGGCGAGGGTGGCAGTGAACAAGACGGGGCTATACCTATACTTCGACACAGGAGCCACAATCGCCTACCAAGCCTTCACCATACAGCCGACTCCCACAACAAGCCCACCTCCAGCGACGACCAGCCCAACTACGCCTACCCCGCCGATTGAGTGGTTGCTTGTGGCCGTGGCGGTGGCTGTTGTCGCAGTGTTGGCAGTGGTGTTTGCCAGGAGGAGGCGCGGCGGCTGTGGGGATCTGGGCGACGTGGACTTGGCGTTGCTTAAGTTCTTGGAGTCTAGGGGCGGCTCGGCGGAGAGGGCGGAGCTACAGGCGGCGCTAAATCTGCCAAAGACCACGCTCCACAGACACCTCCACAAGTTGGCTAGGTATGGCTATGTGAGACTTGTGCAAGAGGGGCCGCGGCAGAGGGTAGAGCTCTTGCGCAAGTGCTGA
- a CDS encoding PD-(D/E)XK nuclease family protein, protein MDASQLKAAFLKLLKEDEEFRYTVAGYLGVAEVLKRLDKLAEEQTKIWKEIRRTWREIRRIWREIREIKKEQAKMWETINSVKSEVATGFDRLQRHLDALGARWGVMSEKAFREGLRGVVERELGLRVERWTAYDEEGKVFGFPSEVEVDVAVKDGRVILIEITSHARAPDVAIFKKKAELYAEKEGKRPDRLVIITPYAEEDAKKVAERLGVEIYTGV, encoded by the coding sequence ATGGACGCGTCCCAGCTCAAGGCCGCCTTTCTTAAGCTGTTGAAAGAGGACGAGGAGTTTAGATACACGGTGGCAGGCTACTTAGGCGTCGCAGAAGTGCTCAAAAGACTGGACAAGCTGGCAGAGGAGCAAACTAAGATTTGGAAAGAAATTCGGCGCACTTGGAGGGAGATCCGCCGCATTTGGAGAGAGATACGTGAAATAAAGAAGGAACAGGCTAAGATGTGGGAAACAATCAACAGCGTAAAGAGCGAAGTGGCTACAGGCTTTGACCGTCTACAGCGCCACTTGGACGCCTTGGGCGCTAGGTGGGGTGTGATGAGCGAGAAAGCGTTTCGGGAGGGTCTCCGTGGCGTTGTCGAGAGGGAGCTTGGCCTTAGAGTGGAGAGGTGGACGGCGTACGACGAAGAGGGCAAGGTGTTCGGCTTCCCAAGCGAGGTAGAGGTAGACGTCGCCGTTAAAGACGGCAGGGTTATACTCATCGAAATTACATCGCACGCCAGAGCGCCCGACGTGGCCATCTTCAAGAAGAAGGCAGAGCTCTACGCCGAGAAAGAGGGCAAGAGACCAGACAGACTGGTCATCATTACCCCCTACGCCGAAGAAGACGCGAAGAAGGTCGCAGAGAGGTTGGGAGTCGAGATTTACACGGGGGTATAG
- a CDS encoding RNA 2'-phosphotransferase produces MDVYRCRVCGEYVEEPRHCGVDAELVLDGKTRVKISKLLSLALRHSPSALGMSLDEGGWAPLDAVVAGLKKLGLPASAEAVEAVAQLDKKGRFELSNGRIRARYGHSVSVKVDYEVDTETRRLYHGTTRRSLEGIMKMGILPMNRLYVHLAVDFYTACETAARRQDPVVLEVDADCARAAGPIYKASPAIRLSKYIPPTCITGVYPCEKFYTATQA; encoded by the coding sequence GTGGACGTATACCGTTGTAGAGTGTGCGGAGAATACGTCGAGGAGCCTCGCCACTGCGGCGTAGACGCCGAGCTGGTCTTAGATGGGAAGACCAGGGTGAAGATCTCCAAGTTGCTCTCCCTGGCGTTGCGCCACAGCCCCTCCGCCCTGGGGATGTCGCTAGACGAGGGAGGCTGGGCGCCCCTAGACGCCGTTGTGGCCGGGCTCAAGAAGCTCGGCCTCCCGGCATCGGCGGAGGCGGTGGAGGCTGTGGCGCAGTTGGACAAGAAGGGACGTTTTGAGCTCTCAAACGGCCGCATTAGGGCGCGGTACGGCCACAGCGTCTCGGTCAAGGTGGACTACGAGGTGGATACAGAGACGCGCCGACTATACCACGGCACCACGCGCAGAAGCCTAGAGGGAATAATGAAGATGGGCATTTTGCCCATGAACAGGCTGTACGTCCACTTAGCCGTGGACTTCTACACGGCGTGTGAAACGGCGGCTAGGCGGCAAGACCCAGTGGTGCTGGAAGTAGACGCAGACTGCGCCAGAGCCGCTGGCCCAATATACAAGGCGTCTCCCGCAATCCGGCTCTCAAAGTATATACCGCCCACCTGCATTACCGGCGTCTACCCATGCGAAAAATTTTATACAGCCACCCAGGCATAG
- a CDS encoding DUF1152 domain-containing protein has product MDSLYLAIGGGGDVIMAAVLAGDAAVGHIPWERFVVDPEPGPIPLSAFREAVQLGDGLILATPRTYVERGGRRFKTQGVCVAEALGKSVYVVDPYRRPSEVAKTLSSFGRVVGVDVGGDVLGIGCEESLGSPLSDAYGLTVLARLRELGVEAELQVIAPGADGELSREYLMARAAEVARKGGFLGTVGLSKPQIDALAALVERCVTEASAIVVKAARGEYGVVELRGGLRRVKVDLFAAVGLRLDPAAVLEVNKAARIIYERDVPIDKAAEVLLAEGIPTEYHLEELLARGLTPREAAEALKKLKRCGGAP; this is encoded by the coding sequence GTGGACAGTCTCTACTTGGCGATTGGGGGCGGCGGCGACGTAATCATGGCGGCCGTCCTCGCGGGAGACGCTGCAGTGGGGCACATACCCTGGGAGCGGTTTGTGGTAGACCCAGAGCCGGGCCCCATACCCCTCTCCGCCTTTAGAGAGGCGGTGCAACTGGGCGACGGGCTCATCTTAGCCACACCAAGGACCTACGTGGAGAGGGGCGGGCGGCGGTTTAAGACGCAGGGGGTCTGCGTGGCGGAGGCCTTGGGCAAGTCGGTATACGTGGTTGACCCCTATAGGAGGCCGTCTGAGGTGGCAAAGACGCTTTCAAGCTTCGGCCGCGTGGTGGGGGTCGACGTAGGCGGCGACGTCTTGGGGATCGGCTGCGAGGAGTCTCTGGGCAGCCCGCTGTCGGACGCCTACGGCCTCACCGTGTTGGCCCGGCTCAGGGAGCTGGGGGTCGAGGCGGAGCTACAGGTCATTGCGCCAGGCGCCGACGGGGAGCTGAGTAGAGAGTACCTCATGGCCCGCGCCGCGGAGGTCGCCAGGAAGGGCGGCTTCTTGGGGACGGTGGGCCTCTCCAAGCCGCAGATCGACGCGCTCGCCGCCTTGGTAGAGCGCTGTGTAACAGAGGCATCCGCCATAGTGGTGAAGGCCGCCAGGGGGGAGTACGGCGTAGTAGAGCTGAGGGGCGGGCTTAGGCGGGTTAAAGTAGACTTGTTCGCCGCCGTGGGACTTAGGCTGGACCCCGCGGCCGTCCTCGAGGTCAACAAGGCGGCGCGCATAATCTACGAGCGAGATGTGCCTATAGACAAGGCGGCGGAGGTCCTCTTGGCAGAGGGTATTCCAACGGAGTACCACCTGGAGGAGCTTTTAGCCAGGGGTCTGACGCCGAGGGAGGCCGCGGAGGCGCTTAAGAAGCTGAAGAGGTGCGGCGGGGCGCCTTGA
- a CDS encoding DsrE/DsrF/DrsH-like family protein — MQERKLGIVVQSGAANRICCVVVYSAAALASGYKVVLHLVNEGLVAFRKDTAYKIWAETKPDVWSIYPQGYLPHVETFLKNLQNMIKSGQFKDWPTFLSELKEQYKDKFKIYACPIAAAAYGIRKEDLLDIVDEIAGAETFLEEVYGGTVMVF, encoded by the coding sequence ATGCAGGAGAGAAAACTTGGGATTGTTGTCCAAAGCGGCGCGGCTAATAGGATCTGCTGTGTTGTTGTATATAGTGCCGCGGCGTTGGCCTCCGGGTATAAGGTGGTACTCCACTTGGTGAACGAGGGGTTAGTAGCGTTTAGAAAAGACACGGCATACAAAATATGGGCAGAAACTAAGCCGGACGTTTGGTCAATATATCCGCAAGGATACTTACCCCATGTAGAAACCTTTCTCAAAAATCTACAAAACATGATAAAGAGCGGTCAGTTTAAAGACTGGCCCACATTTCTTAGCGAACTTAAGGAGCAGTACAAGGACAAGTTCAAGATATACGCATGCCCCATAGCGGCTGCTGCGTATGGAATAAGGAAGGAGGACCTCCTCGATATAGTCGACGAAATAGCGGGAGCTGAAACATTTCTAGAAGAGGTTTACGGAGGTACGGTAATGGTCTTCTAA
- a CDS encoding TRASH domain-containing protein, producing MPFELKVVKTTELRCTNCGKIITGSPIVVKTCCVNKPWVFCSRECYKAFLTKWTRNQDAARSGGTLRRGVV from the coding sequence ATGCCGTTCGAGCTTAAGGTCGTAAAAACCACGGAGCTTCGTTGCACCAACTGCGGCAAGATAATAACGGGGAGCCCCATAGTGGTGAAGACCTGTTGCGTGAACAAGCCCTGGGTCTTCTGTAGCCGAGAGTGCTACAAGGCCTTTTTAACCAAGTGGACGCGCAACCAAGACGCAGCCCGAAGCGGCGGCACACTCCGCAGAGGCGTAGTATAA
- a CDS encoding sulfide-dependent adenosine diphosphate thiazole synthase, whose translation MELKIGRAIIKHGLEDLYEYSDVDVAIVGAGPAGLTAARYLAERGFKVLVFERRFSFGGGIGPGGNMIPKIVVQEEALPILKDFKVRFKPAGDGLYTVDPAELIAKLAAGAIDAGAKILLGVHVDDVIFRGDPPRVAGLLWIWTPIQMSGMHVDPLYTQAKAVIDATGHDAEVVSVAARKVPELGLQLQGEKSAWSEVSEKLVVEHTGRVAPGLYVAGIAVCAVYGLPRMGPIFGGMLMSGRKVAEVVAKDLAEVAYAVRA comes from the coding sequence ATGGAGTTGAAGATCGGCAGGGCGATTATTAAGCACGGGCTTGAGGACCTCTACGAGTACAGCGACGTGGACGTGGCCATAGTCGGGGCTGGCCCGGCGGGGCTGACTGCGGCGAGGTACTTGGCAGAGCGGGGGTTCAAGGTGTTGGTCTTCGAGCGGCGCTTCTCCTTCGGCGGGGGAATTGGGCCTGGTGGTAACATGATTCCCAAGATAGTGGTGCAGGAGGAGGCCTTGCCCATCCTCAAGGACTTCAAGGTGAGGTTTAAGCCGGCCGGCGACGGCCTCTACACGGTGGACCCCGCGGAGCTCATCGCCAAGCTGGCGGCGGGGGCCATAGACGCGGGGGCGAAGATCCTCTTGGGGGTCCACGTAGACGACGTGATTTTCCGCGGCGACCCTCCCAGGGTGGCTGGGCTTCTGTGGATTTGGACGCCTATCCAGATGTCGGGCATGCACGTGGACCCGCTCTACACCCAGGCCAAGGCCGTCATCGACGCCACTGGCCACGACGCAGAGGTGGTCTCAGTGGCGGCTCGGAAGGTGCCCGAGCTCGGCCTGCAGCTTCAGGGGGAGAAGTCGGCGTGGTCGGAGGTGTCTGAGAAGCTCGTGGTAGAGCACACGGGGAGAGTGGCGCCGGGGCTCTACGTCGCCGGCATAGCGGTCTGCGCAGTGTACGGGCTTCCGCGCATGGGGCCCATATTCGGCGGAATGCTCATGTCGGGGAGAAAGGTGGCCGAGGTGGTGGCCAAGGACTTGGCAGAGGTGGCCTATGCCGTTCGAGCTTAA
- a CDS encoding GNAT family N-acetyltransferase, which yields MHIAEDLEKALELVGRLYEGPTKYAKAVLRRWPRAWAAVAYVGGEAAGAEVYYAVTLARDACVHYYVVVEPKFRRRGVATALVRYVEEKCRGAVYMATTTEDNAAAVGLFTRLGYSVYRWGDLPRRIRENLLKATCGYDDDILLIKGASPADVGKELGEAGELWKETCLKPYLGVWSQ from the coding sequence GTGCATATCGCTGAGGACTTGGAAAAGGCCTTGGAGCTGGTGGGCAGGCTGTACGAGGGGCCTACGAAGTACGCAAAGGCAGTGCTGAGGCGGTGGCCGAGGGCCTGGGCGGCCGTGGCGTACGTGGGGGGCGAGGCGGCGGGTGCAGAGGTATACTACGCCGTGACGCTGGCCCGGGACGCCTGCGTCCACTACTACGTGGTGGTGGAGCCTAAGTTTAGGCGGAGGGGCGTGGCCACGGCGCTGGTCCGCTACGTGGAGGAGAAGTGCCGCGGCGCCGTCTACATGGCCACAACTACGGAGGACAACGCGGCCGCTGTGGGGCTCTTTACGAGGCTAGGTTACTCCGTATACCGCTGGGGCGATCTGCCTCGGCGAATTCGCGAGAATTTGCTCAAGGCCACGTGTGGATACGACGACGACATCCTCTTAATAAAGGGGGCCAGCCCCGCCGACGTGGGGAAAGAGCTTGGGGAGGCGGGCGAGCTTTGGAAAGAGACGTGTCTAAAGCCGTATCTCGGTGTGTGGAGTCAGTGA
- a CDS encoding aldo/keto reductase translates to MGGGFWTADTSRDGEWVEAIRYALEKGIRLVDTAEMYGGGHAEELVGLAVRGFPRDEVFIVTKVWPNHARYDDVLKSAEASARRLGTYIDLYLLHWPSDSVPICETVRAFEALVDKGVIRHFGVSNFSLDQLREAEACAKKYELAAVENHYSLLNRRDEADVLPYALSNGILYLAYTPLEKGALAKSPLLAEVGKRYGATAVQVALAWYIKRGVVPIPKAEKKSHIDEIVGAFHVKLSDEDFQRIDSAYR, encoded by the coding sequence ATGGGGGGCGGGTTCTGGACTGCGGACACCAGCCGCGACGGCGAGTGGGTTGAGGCCATTAGGTATGCGCTTGAGAAGGGGATTAGGCTTGTGGACACCGCGGAGATGTACGGCGGGGGCCACGCGGAGGAGCTTGTGGGTCTGGCGGTTAGGGGCTTTCCCCGGGACGAGGTTTTCATTGTGACTAAGGTGTGGCCTAACCACGCGAGATACGACGACGTTTTAAAGTCGGCTGAGGCAAGCGCGAGGAGGCTGGGCACATACATCGACCTCTACCTCCTCCACTGGCCCTCCGACTCTGTGCCAATATGCGAGACCGTCAGGGCGTTTGAGGCGCTGGTGGACAAGGGGGTCATTAGGCACTTCGGTGTGAGCAACTTCTCCCTCGACCAGCTGAGGGAGGCCGAGGCGTGTGCAAAGAAGTACGAGCTCGCCGCCGTGGAGAACCACTACTCCCTCCTCAACAGGCGAGACGAGGCAGACGTGTTGCCTTACGCCCTCTCCAACGGCATCCTCTACCTGGCCTACACCCCCCTCGAAAAGGGCGCCTTGGCGAAGAGCCCCCTCCTCGCCGAGGTGGGGAAGAGGTACGGGGCCACGGCTGTCCAAGTGGCGTTGGCCTGGTACATTAAGAGGGGCGTAGTGCCTATCCCGAAGGCAGAGAAGAAGAGCCACATAGATGAAATTGTAGGCGCCTTCCACGTGAAGCTGAGTGACGAGGACTTTCAGAGGATTGACAGTGCATATCGCTGA
- a CDS encoding energy-coupling factor ABC transporter permease has product MHIPDGWLDPYLAGATWLIAAAYLVFMVRKIPRERWQVIAPVAGAIFVAQMLNWPIPGGTSLHFVGGAFAAIYLGNAWEGSAVISLVLAVQTLLFHDGGITAYGANFINMGIVAPWVGLLIYRALQNRPRIASFFAGWMSLFLAGCAAGIEIGVMPTVGYPLSVTLPAMAVPHFLLGIVEGVLTSAVLTTMERLHVYAFPRL; this is encoded by the coding sequence GTGCATATCCCCGACGGGTGGCTTGACCCATATTTGGCTGGTGCCACGTGGCTTATTGCGGCGGCCTATCTCGTTTTTATGGTTAGGAAGATTCCTAGGGAGAGGTGGCAGGTAATTGCGCCTGTTGCTGGGGCCATATTTGTGGCTCAGATGTTGAACTGGCCTATTCCAGGGGGCACCTCTCTGCACTTCGTGGGCGGGGCATTCGCCGCTATTTATCTTGGGAACGCGTGGGAGGGCTCCGCCGTCATTTCCCTCGTCTTGGCTGTGCAGACTTTGTTGTTCCACGACGGCGGAATTACCGCTTACGGCGCCAATTTCATAAACATGGGAATAGTGGCGCCGTGGGTCGGCCTCCTTATATACAGGGCGTTGCAAAATAGGCCTCGCATAGCAAGTTTTTTTGCGGGATGGATGAGCTTGTTTTTGGCGGGGTGTGCCGCGGGCATTGAAATCGGCGTAATGCCGACAGTGGGATACCCGCTGTCTGTCACTCTGCCGGCCATGGCCGTGCCGCACTTCCTCCTCGGCATTGTCGAAGGCGTTTTAACGTCAGCTGTTTTGACGACCATGGAAAGATTACACGTGTACGCATTTCCCAGGCTATGA